One window of the Sander lucioperca isolate FBNREF2018 chromosome 5, SLUC_FBN_1.2, whole genome shotgun sequence genome contains the following:
- the si:ch211-261a10.5 gene encoding potassium channel subfamily K member 13, whose protein sequence is MEPLYMVLRFYQVSYQGFGVTAPSTVTGKVLLVFYGLLGCSATILFFNLFLERVITLLSLLIFWCHRKRMGHSGQEGRDSEDERNGEWKPSVYQVTLILFVAVLLVACGAASLYSAMEGWTYMESLYFCFVAFSTVGFGDFVSCQREHHEGTWAYQVANCLLMLLGVCCTYSLFNIISVIIKQGLNLMLKTLAWMYSGINHNRLQLRPLFKLCFTASEPPIFYCEDDTLRGQQVQAVSSSGHGMMWHSCVPNAIGKCLCDEAQVETVCQREIGSGISAKQEQDNCSHEKNTVYARPLPTWLN, encoded by the exons AtggagcctctgtacatggtgCTCAggttctaccaggtgagctaccagg GTTTTGGAGTGACGGCCCCATCCACTGTGACGGGGAAGGTCTTGCTTGTTTTCTATGGGTTGCTGGGCTGCTCGGCTACCATACTCTTCTTCAATCTCTTCCTGGAGAGAGTCATAACATTACTGAGCTTGCTGATCTTCTGGTGCCACAGAAAAAGAATGGGACACAGTGGACAGGAGGGCCGAGACAGTGAAGATGAAAGAAATGGAGAATGGAAACCATCCGTATACCAAGTCACACTCATCCTTTTTGTTGCTGTCCTGCTGGTTGCATGTGGTGCTGCCTCTCTCTATTCAGCCATGGAGGGCTGGACTTACATGGAGTCCCTCTACTTCTGCTTTGTGGCGTTCAGCACAGTGGGCTTTGGGGACTTTGTTAGTTGCCAGAGAGAGCACCATGAAGGCACCTGGGCGTACCAGGTTGCAAACTGTCTCCTGATGCTCTTGGGAGTATGCTGCACTTATTCCCTCTTTAACATCATCTCTGTGATCATTAAACAGGGACTGAACTTGATGCTGAAGACACTGGCCTGGATGTATAGTGGTATCAACCACAATAGGCTGCAACTCCGACCACTGTTTAAACTCTGTTTTACTGCTTCTGAGCCACCtatattttattgtgaagatgACACTTTGCGTGGACAGCAGGTGCAAGCAGTTTCCAGTTCAGGCCACGGTATGATGTGGCACTCCTGTGTTCCCAATGCTATTGGTAAATGCCTTTGTGATGAGGCTCAAGTGGAAACAGTGTGCCAAAGAGAGATAGGCAGTGGGATCTCTGCAAAACAGGAGCAGGATAATTGTTCACATGAAAAAAATACAGTCTATGCTAGACCACTGCCAACTTGGCTAAATTAA